In Motilibacter aurantiacus, a genomic segment contains:
- a CDS encoding ArsR/SmtB family transcription factor yields the protein MHLVPASAAGSVIDADRACAAIAAVGDRDGVRRAAARFALVADPGRLALLLAISRAGPVCVSDLAVAVDMTPTAVSQALRLLRAEGAVSVRREGRVAYYELQDPALGELLAGVNPGAALGAHAH from the coding sequence GTGCACCTCGTGCCCGCCTCTGCCGCCGGCTCCGTCATCGACGCCGACCGGGCCTGTGCGGCGATCGCCGCGGTGGGGGACCGGGACGGGGTGCGCCGCGCCGCGGCCCGCTTCGCGCTCGTCGCGGACCCCGGTCGGCTGGCGCTGCTGCTGGCGATCTCCCGCGCCGGCCCGGTGTGCGTGTCCGACCTCGCGGTGGCCGTCGACATGACGCCCACCGCCGTGTCGCAGGCGCTCCGCCTGCTGCGCGCCGAAGGGGCGGTCTCGGTCCGGCGGGAGGGCCGCGTGGCGTACTACGAGCTGCAGGACCCGGCCCTGGGCGAGCTGCTGGCCGGCGTCAACCCGGGAGCGGCCCTCGGAGCGCACGCGCACTGA
- a CDS encoding dihydrofolate reductase family protein, which translates to MGKLVVVENMSLDGVAQSPGRADEDPRDGFQRGGWASTWFATDPEAARAAMGGRHETTALLFGSRTYLDLVGHWLSTPGPNPFADILRSMPKHVVTSTLPDPLPHPNSHALRGDPAVTVARLKDEAAGEIVVLGSIRLVHALTAAGLVDEYLLTVLPVVLGGGLRLFDTVPVELETVSSSTSPRGAVTATYRPVRRGS; encoded by the coding sequence GTGGGCAAGCTGGTCGTGGTCGAGAACATGTCGCTGGACGGGGTGGCCCAGTCCCCGGGACGCGCGGACGAGGACCCGCGTGACGGCTTCCAGCGCGGTGGATGGGCGTCCACCTGGTTCGCCACCGACCCGGAGGCGGCCCGGGCCGCGATGGGCGGCCGGCACGAGACGACCGCACTGCTGTTCGGCTCACGAACCTACCTCGACCTGGTCGGCCACTGGCTCTCCACGCCCGGCCCGAACCCCTTCGCCGACATCCTCCGCTCGATGCCCAAGCACGTCGTCACCTCCACCCTGCCCGACCCGCTGCCCCACCCCAACTCGCACGCGCTGCGCGGCGACCCCGCCGTGACGGTGGCCCGCCTGAAGGACGAGGCCGCCGGCGAGATCGTCGTGCTGGGCAGCATCCGCCTCGTCCACGCGCTGACCGCCGCGGGCCTCGTCGACGAGTACCTGCTCACGGTGCTGCCGGTCGTGCTGGGCGGCGGGCTGCGGCTCTTCGACACGGTCCCCGTCGAGCTGGAGACGGTAAGCAGCAGCACCTCGCCGCGCGGGGCGGTGACGGCGACGTACCGCCCCGTGCGGCGCGGCTCCTGA
- a CDS encoding cellulose binding domain-containing protein: MNTLRALGALTAAALLSAVPLAGPASAAGPGPVDADIITESLPLGHFITAVAIEYSSKVDLEGATIDPSAFRVVGTRASTVNGAVTSATRPVLRAYVNDEPEPAAQGTKGRYLILELGSTGPAAGALQYSGGINSPYGLSYSVTQVADVLDGRGRVELESSSAAVTATSVITPVVDDFAALSSTSSAGQVLNYRFYTPEPYDERPGRKALYPLVVTLHGAGERGPNNLTQITGNQIATAFAAPARQAENPSFVLSPQVPAGLAWTTPAVQQALLETVDEVMADYPVDPDRVYLTGLSLGGIGTFDILPKYPTKFAAALTVAATGSTAAMPALVDVPIWATHSVDDATVNYTNGSLALVNAIEAAGAATTRAEWAGNLPVAQADALARAQWDAAQASGSHTLLTAYTRGTTPQNAHWSWVPTYLNTTMLDWLYSQERTGGGSCTATYRATSWNGGFSGQVVVTNTSRKPVTGLSLAFDLGAGAQVTKAWPGTVSQTAGNVTVRSGASIQPGKSATISFTATGASTGTSAFALNGSVCS; this comes from the coding sequence GTGAACACGCTGCGAGCCCTCGGGGCTCTCACCGCCGCCGCGCTGCTGTCCGCGGTGCCGCTGGCCGGGCCGGCGTCGGCCGCTGGCCCCGGCCCGGTCGACGCCGACATCATCACCGAGTCGCTGCCCCTGGGGCACTTCATCACCGCGGTGGCGATCGAGTACTCCTCCAAGGTCGACCTCGAGGGCGCCACCATCGACCCGTCCGCCTTCCGCGTGGTCGGCACCCGGGCCTCCACGGTCAACGGGGCCGTCACCAGTGCCACGCGCCCGGTGCTGCGGGCGTACGTCAACGACGAGCCCGAGCCCGCCGCCCAGGGGACGAAGGGCAGGTACCTCATCCTCGAGCTCGGCTCGACCGGGCCCGCGGCCGGGGCGCTGCAGTACTCGGGAGGCATCAACAGCCCCTACGGGCTGTCCTACTCGGTGACCCAGGTGGCCGACGTCCTGGACGGGAGGGGCCGGGTCGAGCTGGAGAGCTCATCGGCGGCGGTCACCGCTACGAGCGTCATCACGCCGGTCGTGGACGACTTCGCCGCGCTGTCGAGCACCAGCAGTGCCGGCCAGGTGCTGAACTACCGCTTCTACACCCCGGAGCCCTACGACGAGCGGCCTGGCAGGAAGGCGCTCTATCCCCTCGTCGTCACACTGCACGGAGCGGGCGAGCGCGGGCCGAACAACCTCACCCAGATCACGGGCAACCAGATCGCGACGGCGTTCGCGGCACCGGCCCGGCAGGCGGAGAACCCGAGCTTCGTGCTCTCGCCGCAGGTGCCCGCCGGTCTCGCGTGGACCACGCCTGCGGTCCAGCAGGCGCTGCTGGAGACGGTCGACGAGGTCATGGCCGACTACCCGGTCGACCCCGACCGGGTCTACCTCACCGGCCTCTCGCTCGGCGGGATCGGCACCTTCGACATCCTGCCCAAGTACCCGACGAAGTTCGCGGCGGCCCTCACCGTGGCGGCGACCGGCAGCACCGCCGCGATGCCCGCGCTCGTCGACGTGCCGATCTGGGCCACGCACTCGGTCGACGACGCGACCGTGAACTACACCAACGGCTCGCTGGCGCTCGTCAATGCGATCGAGGCCGCGGGCGCGGCGACGACCCGCGCCGAGTGGGCGGGCAACCTGCCGGTCGCCCAGGCGGACGCGCTCGCCCGGGCGCAGTGGGACGCGGCGCAGGCCTCGGGCAGCCACACCCTGCTCACGGCCTACACCCGCGGCACGACCCCGCAGAACGCGCACTGGTCGTGGGTGCCGACGTACCTCAACACCACCATGCTCGACTGGCTCTACAGCCAGGAGCGGACCGGCGGCGGGTCGTGCACCGCGACGTACCGCGCCACCTCCTGGAACGGCGGTTTCAGCGGGCAGGTCGTGGTGACCAACACCAGCAGGAAGCCGGTCACCGGGCTGTCGCTCGCGTTCGACCTGGGGGCCGGCGCGCAGGTGACGAAGGCCTGGCCGGGGACGGTCAGCCAGACCGCCGGGAACGTCACCGTCAGGTCGGGAGCGTCGATCCAGCCCGGCAAGTCCGCCACGATCAGCTTCACCGCGACGGGGGCCTCGACGGGGACGTCGGCCTTCGCGCTCAACGGCAGCGTCTGCAGCTGA
- a CDS encoding GGDEF domain-containing protein, whose translation MTRSDASQPATYDPVTTLARLERLSWFGGVARRRSAASVLVGTLVIAIVTVVVATGLNAAGMSLVAPLWTQLLGWPLLYASRSEPVQRFLGGGRLDNREWLRAVTGNALLLFVILPTGLSFLLPLGAVMIASVHIGWSGARAWWANALSATLTTVLGQACVHLGVGPEGDFVDNADLASGVALILGLAAIANMALVAARQEADQSLIDAERQARQEELRHAATHDALTGALNRAGLYERLGTALPTAAPDHGVAALYVDLDRFKPVNDRHGHATGDRLLAVAAQRLKRVLRPQDALARVGGDEFVAVLVGVGANADVRAVAARAAAALHEPFNLDGTVVAVSASLGHALTHDPATTADELLGEADREMYAAKGRAPAARPLADGPRR comes from the coding sequence GTGACGAGGTCGGACGCCTCCCAGCCCGCCACGTACGACCCGGTCACCACTCTCGCACGGCTCGAGCGGCTCTCCTGGTTCGGCGGCGTCGCCCGGCGACGGTCGGCCGCCTCCGTGCTCGTCGGCACCCTCGTCATCGCGATCGTCACGGTCGTGGTCGCGACGGGCCTGAACGCCGCGGGGATGTCGCTCGTCGCCCCGTTGTGGACCCAACTGCTGGGCTGGCCCCTCCTCTACGCCTCCCGGTCCGAGCCCGTGCAGCGGTTCCTCGGCGGCGGGCGCCTGGACAACCGCGAATGGCTGCGGGCCGTGACCGGCAACGCCCTGTTGCTGTTCGTCATCCTCCCGACCGGCCTGTCATTCCTGCTGCCGCTGGGTGCGGTGATGATCGCGAGCGTCCACATCGGCTGGTCCGGCGCGCGGGCCTGGTGGGCCAACGCGCTGTCCGCCACCCTGACCACGGTCCTCGGCCAGGCCTGCGTGCACCTCGGCGTCGGCCCCGAGGGCGACTTCGTCGACAACGCGGACCTCGCCTCCGGGGTTGCGCTCATCCTGGGCCTCGCAGCCATCGCCAACATGGCTCTGGTCGCCGCCCGGCAGGAGGCCGACCAGTCCCTGATCGACGCGGAGCGCCAGGCCCGGCAGGAGGAGCTGCGCCACGCCGCCACGCACGACGCGCTGACCGGGGCGCTCAACCGGGCCGGCCTGTACGAGCGGCTCGGGACGGCCCTGCCCACCGCCGCGCCGGACCACGGGGTGGCGGCGCTCTACGTGGACCTCGACCGCTTCAAGCCGGTCAACGACCGGCACGGGCACGCGACCGGGGACCGGCTGCTGGCCGTGGCGGCCCAGCGGCTGAAGCGGGTGCTGCGCCCGCAGGACGCCCTCGCCCGGGTCGGCGGCGACGAGTTCGTCGCGGTGCTCGTCGGTGTGGGGGCCAACGCGGACGTCAGGGCGGTCGCCGCGCGCGCGGCCGCCGCCCTGCACGAGCCGTTCAACCTCGACGGGACCGTCGTCGCCGTCTCCGCCAGCCTCGGCCATGCCCTCACCCACGACCCCGCCACCACCGCCGACGAGCTGCTGGGCGAGGCCGACCGGGAGATGTATGCGGCGAAGGGCCGAGCCCCTGCGGCCCGGCCCCTCGCCGACGGGCCCCGTCGCTGA
- a CDS encoding isocitrate lyase/PEP mutase family protein, with amino-acid sequence MTDLPTKARTLLDLHTAPDILVLANVWDVVSARVVAGVPGVGALATASHSIAATFGYEDGENIPLELHLDMVRRICRAVDLPVTMDFEAGYGDAGETARRALAAGAVGGNLEDQLRPLDEAVANVEAVLRAGRDAGVEFVLNARTDAFLRAPAGSDRAASLAEAIRRGKAYLEAGAPVVFVPGVVAREEIGALVDALGPQKLSVISVPGASLPTRELQELGVARVSAGPFTQRVALTALQDAAAEVVNGGVLPAGTRMLN; translated from the coding sequence ATGACCGATCTCCCCACGAAGGCCCGTACCCTCCTCGACCTGCACACCGCGCCCGACATCCTCGTGCTCGCGAACGTCTGGGACGTGGTGTCCGCCCGCGTCGTGGCGGGCGTGCCCGGCGTGGGCGCCCTCGCGACGGCCAGCCACTCGATCGCCGCCACGTTCGGCTACGAGGACGGCGAGAACATCCCGCTCGAGCTCCACCTCGACATGGTCCGGCGCATCTGCCGAGCGGTGGACCTCCCCGTGACGATGGATTTCGAGGCCGGGTACGGCGACGCGGGCGAGACCGCGCGGCGCGCGCTGGCAGCCGGTGCGGTCGGCGGGAACCTCGAGGACCAGCTGCGTCCCCTCGACGAGGCGGTGGCGAACGTCGAGGCCGTCCTGCGCGCCGGGCGGGACGCGGGCGTGGAGTTCGTGCTCAACGCACGGACCGACGCGTTCCTCCGCGCTCCGGCCGGCAGCGACCGGGCCGCCTCGCTGGCGGAGGCGATCAGGCGCGGCAAGGCGTACCTCGAGGCCGGCGCACCGGTGGTCTTCGTCCCCGGCGTGGTGGCGCGCGAGGAGATCGGCGCTCTCGTCGACGCCCTCGGCCCGCAGAAGCTCAGCGTCATCAGCGTCCCGGGTGCGTCGCTGCCGACCCGTGAGCTGCAGGAGCTCGGGGTGGCCCGGGTCTCTGCCGGCCCGTTCACCCAGCGCGTCGCCCTCACGGCGCTGCAGGACGCTGCCGCCGAGGTGGTGAACGGGGGCGTGCTGCCTGCGGGGACCCGGATGCTCAACTAG
- a CDS encoding GAF domain-containing sensor histidine kinase: protein MSTLVDAGNGGEVDTVAEAGRLQALDAYAVCGTAPEQAFDDIASLAADLCGAPIALVSLVGREQVWFKARHGLEVASAGRESVLCPLALRGTDLVELPDLTLVEEYARSPLVVGEPHARFYAGAPLLTADGHVIGSLCVLDSVPRRLTDAQRRGLRTLASHVVVQLELRRRVCQEAVANDRLRRADQLKSDFLARITHEFRTPLTCITGYLELLVAGGLGPDEVAESLHVVQRNSARLTGLVDDVLAASQLGGAAPAPERTVEDLFDLAAEAVAKHAGTAARRGVALELAAPLGPSEPSMAYVRGDRVGLACALSRVVSNAVLYTPAGGSATVSVTVEADRCAVSVTDTGVGVPADEVAEVLKPFCRGRYADERQVPGAGLGLPLAAATVQAHDGKLTFDSVHGAGTTVTIALPRA, encoded by the coding sequence ATGTCCACACTTGTCGACGCCGGGAACGGCGGCGAGGTCGACACCGTCGCCGAGGCGGGCCGTCTGCAGGCGCTCGACGCGTACGCGGTGTGCGGCACGGCACCGGAGCAGGCGTTCGACGACATCGCCTCCCTCGCCGCGGACCTCTGCGGCGCTCCGATCGCGCTGGTCAGCCTGGTGGGCCGGGAGCAGGTGTGGTTCAAGGCGCGGCACGGGCTCGAGGTCGCGTCCGCAGGCCGCGAGTCCGTCCTCTGCCCGCTGGCCCTTCGCGGCACCGATCTGGTGGAGCTGCCCGACCTGACGCTGGTGGAGGAGTACGCCCGCAGCCCGCTGGTGGTCGGCGAGCCGCACGCACGGTTCTACGCCGGCGCGCCGCTGCTCACGGCCGACGGCCACGTGATCGGGTCCCTGTGCGTCCTGGACTCCGTCCCGCGCCGGCTCACGGACGCGCAGCGGCGCGGCCTGCGCACGCTGGCCTCGCACGTCGTCGTGCAGCTGGAGCTGCGCCGGCGCGTCTGCCAGGAGGCCGTCGCGAACGACCGGCTCCGGCGCGCGGACCAGCTCAAGAGCGATTTCCTCGCCCGCATCACCCACGAGTTCCGCACCCCGCTGACCTGCATCACCGGCTACCTGGAGCTGCTGGTGGCCGGGGGCCTGGGCCCGGACGAGGTGGCCGAGTCCCTGCACGTCGTGCAGCGCAACTCCGCCCGGCTCACCGGGTTGGTCGACGACGTGCTCGCGGCCTCCCAGCTCGGCGGCGCGGCGCCGGCGCCCGAGCGCACGGTCGAGGACCTGTTCGACCTCGCCGCGGAGGCCGTGGCGAAGCACGCGGGGACGGCTGCCCGCCGAGGGGTGGCCCTCGAGCTCGCTGCGCCTCTCGGGCCCTCCGAGCCCTCCATGGCGTACGTGCGGGGCGACCGGGTGGGGCTGGCCTGCGCGCTCTCCCGCGTCGTCTCCAATGCGGTGCTCTACACCCCGGCGGGAGGGTCGGCCACGGTCAGCGTCACCGTCGAGGCGGACCGCTGCGCGGTCTCCGTGACGGACACCGGCGTGGGCGTGCCCGCGGACGAGGTCGCCGAGGTGCTCAAGCCCTTCTGCCGCGGCCGCTACGCCGACGAGCGGCAGGTCCCGGGGGCGGGCCTGGGCCTGCCCCTCGCGGCGGCGACCGTGCAGGCCCACGACGGCAAGCTCACGTTCGACAGCGTGCACGGCGCCGGCACGACGGTGACGATCGCACTGCCGCGCGCCTGA